From one Culex quinquefasciatus strain JHB chromosome 3, VPISU_Cqui_1.0_pri_paternal, whole genome shotgun sequence genomic stretch:
- the LOC6036922 gene encoding proprotein convertase subtilisin/kexin type 5, with amino-acid sequence MATPCGYRPQGACPYTQPIICPPGSNLENGRCIVRQTYCPAGYQLIGNQCQQPVCPTGYQMYNNMCHRIPAELATQCTKDTKVPTCATNYTFTGTQCMKQESQPSQTESITSTNIAPLVCLQGYTLSQDKCIRYDRQPARCYRGELRLGDCVVDAECPVQFRMDEYGRCVSVVDVPAVCPNGTVLNGGVCQYPNPICPGNYTSVNGRCVLEHSVPVQCQGSSRFVDNYCVVSEPTCPSGFTLNNSQCVQTRQDQARCPPGSYMQDRQCITKEVRCSSGVLQDGYCVEHDRQPIRCPPGSRFERGYCVSDQPLCRGGYEYDQRYGQCVKYDRRPAICDKGFRYTEGECVSERVSCDADYTIKNGECVRVEHSVEKCPSGSYLLHGRCVQSTPSCDRGFELKDGICVMQDQRAPICPDGSYYRDGYCRLAGGQACSAGFLLKDSQCVREQSAQPGCPSGFVYKRGYCLALPTCDSGYVLEQGVCRQRMVGPVSCPENSRYEQGMCISNDLECISGFELREGTCVRVHKVNPTCPPNAEFYQNQCRVKTTATCPFGATIMNGECRMYETVQPTCPGGTYFQNGACYGAMQQLPALPTPCATGCIQQQQPCAGICNQQPCGYNWMCGAGSCGSCGVAQQLVQPVVQPIVQPQALIGQTAPVAATCAAGFEMIGGMCTRSYTVAMQCAAGSQLVNNECVYNYPMSCAEGTNMVDGQCVQYERMPPNCRAGFHLKNNRCVYMYPDCSTGYRLISGICTKLVEKPSVCPSGIRKMKNYCVAPPVCVSGLQLRDNVCQKVEYEVPRCPVGYIVRDDFCVAAFTCSEGYRFADNYCVKSEQRTPVCPTGARLIDNQCVVPGPTCDNGYDLRSGTCTKIHRKPISCPPNSRLQQDVCVGSARCDQGYQMISGQCSRPDHIPAQCPHGFFIDYNRCVSKDLICPSEYRIEREECVRDRHDAVSCPAGSTLQGNVCVAGQPICEAGFKAQQGACVKHTYQMPQCPAQTVMMGSYCVRNPECPTDYRFTGGVCVKLQYATIHCTVGTLLDGKCIAPGPNCPDDYNFVENHCIQNRYESPSCPDRSRLAQNYCVVDRPQCPEGFKYSSSMCIRAISVAATCPPNYTLREERCVTDRVVTLQTCPSGYSLKGSLCVKVEYTAVSCPAGYNLEMGLCAKTVCSDPVQPVAPIAPLPDVGFPVPYPGQTISSQIIAGQAISPGPIISTVISTDPRPVDVAITASEPSGDIFDDFFANLGNTNLHYVASSVGSSASWQGIDSAPLVISNETREQVHSSNEESVVAVPVQAEFYSCTVISPKICTKYDDEWSCTNKHFENIESRYCREGQNITLTVEISDYDDENEVLVMPVRTDEADEDYTEDNGDEEAEYDCSDCTGGDYDCSKSCYDYCPGCSHYLNVNDFCGEEPKPTEGCSREDGCRGDNCVD; translated from the exons ATGGCGACGCCATGTGGCTACCGACCTCAGGGGGCTTGTCCCTACACACAACCCATCATTTGCCCCCCAGGAAGTAATCTGGAGAATGGCCGCTGCATAGTCCGCCAAACGTACTGTCCGGCCGGCTATCAACTGATTGGTAACCAGTGCCAGCAACCTGTTTGTCCCACCGGGTACCAGATGTACAACAACATGTGCCACCGTATTCCGGCCGAGTTAGCTACTCAGTGTACTAAGGATACAAAAGTTCCAACCTGTGCAACTAATTACACGTTCACCGGAACGCAGTGCATGAAGCAGGAATCTCAACCCTCCCAGACGGAGTCCATAACTTCTACCAATATCGCCCCTCTTGTCTGTCTGCAAGGCTACACCCTGAGTCAGGACAAGTGCATCCGGTATGATCGACAACCGGCCAGATGTTACCGAGGTGAGCTACGACTTGGAGATTGCGTTGTGGATGCGGAGTGTCCAGTACAGTTCAGGATGGATGAGTACGGTCGTTGCGTCAGTGTTGTAGATGTACCAGCGGTCTGTCCGAACGGAACTGTACTCAACGGTGGAGTATGTCAGTATCCTAACCCGATATGTCCAGGAAACTATACCTCCGTTAATGGACGATGCGTTCTGGAACATTCGGTGCCGGTCCAGTGTCAGGGTTCTTCGCGCTTTGTAGACAACTACTGCGTAGTATCGGAACCGACTTGTCCATCGGGCTTCACCCTCAACAACAGCCAGTGTGTGCAAACGCGACAAGATCAAGCCAGATGTCCACCCGGAAGTTACATGCAAGATAGACAGTGCATCACCAAAGAAGTGCGCTGCTCCTCTGGAGTTCTTCAGGATGGATACTGCGTTGAGCACGACCGACAGCCAATCCGATGCCCACCGGGATCGCGTTTCGAGCGAGGCTACTGTGTGTCGGATCAGCCTCTGTGCCGCGGTGGTTACGAGTACGACCAGCGGTACGGACAGTGCGTAAAGTACGACCGTCGTCCAGCCATTTGCGATAAGGGCTTCCGGTACACCGAAGGCGAGTGTGTCAGTGAGCGTGTTTCGTGTGATGCTGATTACACTATCAAAAATGGCGAATGTGTACGAGTGGAACATAGTGTCGAAAAGTGCCCATCGGGAAGCTATCTGCTTCATGGTAGGTGCGTACAATCAACCCCAAGCTGTGATCGTGGCTTTGAGCTCAAGGACGGAATATGTGTTATGCAAGATCAGAGGGCGCCAATTTGCCCCGACGGATCATACTACCGTGACGGATACTGCAGACTGGCTGGCGGACAAGCATGTTCGGCTGGATTCCTACTGAAGGATTCCCAGTGCGTTAGAGAGCAGTCGGCTCAGCCGGGTTGTCCGAGTGGATTTGTCTACAAACGAGGATACTGCCTTGCCCTACCAACGTGTGACAGTGGGTACGTTCTGGAGCAAGGAGTTTGTCGGCAACGCATGGTCGGACCAGTCTCGTGTCCGGAGAATTCAAGGTACGAACAAGGCATGTGCATAAGCAATGATCTTGAATGCATTTCTGGATTTGAACTACGCGAAGGAACGTGTGTTCGCGTACACAAGGTTAACCCAACCTGTCCACCGAATGCCGAGTTTTACCAAAACCAGTGCCGTGTCAAGACAACAGCAACGTGCCCTTTTGGAGCAACTATCATGAATGGCGAATGTCGTATGTATGAAACGGTGCAGCCGACCTGTCCTGGAGGCACATATTTCCAAAATGGTGCCTGTTATGGCGCTATGCAACAGCTTCCGGCCTTACCAACTCCATGCGCAACTGGATGTATCCAACAGCAGCAGCCCTGCGCTGGAATCTGTAACCAACAACCGTGCGGATACAACTGGATGTGCGGAGCTGGATCATGTGGATCTTGCGGTGTTGCTCAACAGTTAGTACAGCCAGTCGTCCAGCCAATTGTTCAGCCGCAAGCGCTGATCGGTCAAACAGCGCCGGTGGCCGCAACCTGTGCTGCTGGATTTGAGATGATCGGTGGAATGTGTACCCGCAGCTACACTGTCGCAATGCAATGTGCAGCAGGATCTCAACTAGTGAACAACGAGTGTGTGTACAATTACCCAATGAGTTGTGCAGAGGGTACGAACATGGTGGATGGACAGTGCGTTCAGTACGAACGTATGCCACCAAACTGTCGAGCTGGATTCCACTTGAAGAACAACAGGTGTGTTTACATGTATCCGGACTGCAGCACCGGCTATCGATTGATAAGTGGCATATGCACTAAACTTGTTGAGAAGCCTTCGGTTTGTCCGTCAGGCATTCGTAAGATGAAGAACTACTGTGTCGCACCACCGGTTTGTGTTTCGGGATTACAGCTGCGTGACAATGTCTGCCAAAAGGTAGAGTACGAAGTACCTCGTTGTCCCGTGGGTTACATTGTTCGAGATGACTTTTGCGTGGCTGCTTTCACATGTTCCGAAGGATATCGCTTCGCTGACAATTATTGTGTTAAAAGCGAACAACGGACCCCTGTTTGTCCGACGGGTGCAAGACTGATAGACAACCAGTGTGTTGTTCCTGGTCCCACGTGTGACAATGGTTATGATCTTCGCAGTGGAACATGTACGAAGATTCACCGTAAGCCTATTTCTTGTCCACCGAACAGTCGCTTACAGCAGGACGTTTGCGTTGGATCGGCTAGGTGTGACCAAGGCTACCAGATGATCTCGGGTCAATGCTCTCGGCCGGATCACATTCCAGCACAGTGCCCGCATGGATTCTTCATCGACTACAACCGTTGCGTTTCTAAGGATCTGATCTGTCCCAGCGAGTACCGCATTGAACGGGAGGAGTGCGTTCGAGATCGCCACGATGCGGTTTCGTGTCCAGCGGGTTCTACCCTGCAGGGCAATGTTTGCGTAGCAGGTCAACCAATTTGTGAGGCTGGATTCAAGGCACAACAAGGGGCATGTGTGAAGCATACCTATCAAATGCCGCAGTGTCCTGCGCAAACGGTCATGATGGGTAGTTATTGTGTGCGTAATCCGGAATGTCCCACAGATTACCGTTTCACTGGTGGCGTTTGCGTCAAGTTACAGTACGCTACTATCCACTGCACTGTGGGAACTCTGCTGGACGGCAAGTGCATTGCTCCAGGTCCCAACTGTCCGGATGATTATAATTTTGTAGAGAACCACTGCATTCAAAACCGTTACGAGAGCCCGTCTTGTCCGGATCGAAGCCGGCTCGCGCAGAATTACTGCGTCGTTGATCGACCTCAGTGTCCCGAAGGATTCAAGTACAGTAGCTCGATGTGTATCAGAGCCATTTCGGTTGCGGCCACATGCCCTCCAAATTATACCCTGCGAGAAGAACGTTGCGTAACCGACCGAGTCGTCACGCTGCAGACTTGTCCCAGCGGGTACAGCCTAAAGGGATCGCTGTGCGTCAAGGTGGAATACACTGCGGTTTCTTGTCCAGCAGGATACAATCTGGAGATGGGACTTTGCGCGAAGACGGTATGCAGCGATCCTGTTCAACCTGTAGCACCCATCGCACCCCTTCCCGATGTTGGTTTTCCAGTGCCTTACCCTGGACAAACCATCAGCTCTCAAATCATAGCTGGACAAGCAATCAGTCCTGGCCCAATCATTTCAACTGTTATCAGTACCGATCCAAGACCCGTAGATGTGGCCATCACCGCTTCAGAGCCCAGCGGAGATATTTTCGATGATTTCTTTGCTAATTTGGGTAATACCAATCTGCACTACGTTGCCTCTTCCGTCGGATCCAGCGCATCGTGGCAGGGAATTGACAGTGCACCGTTGGTGATCAGCAATGAAACAAGAGAACAGGTTCACAGCTCCAACGAAGAAAGCGTGGTGGCTGTGCCGGTGCAAGCCGAATTTTACTCCTGCACGGTGATTTCACCGAAGATTTGTACCAAATACGACGACGAGTGGAGCTGTACTAATAAGCATTTTGAGAACATTGAATCTCGCTACTGCCGTGAAGGTCAAAACATTACGCTGACGGTCGAAATTTCGGACTATGACGACGAGAATGAGGTGCTGGTGATGCCAGTTCGTACCGATGAAGCTGATGAGGATTACACCGAAGATAACGGAGACGAAGAGGCTGAATATG ATTGTTCCGACTGTACTGGAGGGGACTACGACTGTTCCAAGTCCTGTTACGATTACTGTCCAGGATGTAGTCACTATCTGAACGTGAACGATTTTTGCGGCGAAGAACCGAAACCGACCGAAGGATGCTCGAGGGAGGATGGTTGCCGAGGGGACAACTGTGTTGACTGA